The Carboxydocella sporoproducens DSM 16521 DNA segment ATAAATATGCAGTATACCTCAGGTACAACCGGTTTCCCAAAAGGTGTAATGCTGACCCATTATAGCATCTTAAATAATGCTAAGTTTGTAGGTGAATGCCAAAAATTCTCTTCTGAAGATAAACTCTGCTTCCCAGTACCGCTCTTCCATTGTTTTGGCTGTGTGATGAGCACCTTAACCTGCATAGTCTATGGTGCTACCATGGTTCCCATTGAATATTTTGATCCTGTTAAAGTCCTGGAAGCTGTAGAAAAGGAAAGATGCACAGCCCTTTATGGTGTGCCAACAATGTTTATAGCTGAACTGGAAGTTCTGAATCAGCGTTCCTTTGATCTCTCTTCCCTGCGTACAGGAATTATGGCCGGAGCGCCCTGTCCTATTGAAGTGATGAAACAGGTTGTGGAAAAGATGAATATGCGGGAAGTAACCATCGCTTATGGTCAAACCGAGTTCTCGCCCGTGATCACTCAAACCAGGACAGATGATCCCATTGAATTGCGGGTCACAACTGTGGGGCGTGCTATTCCTCATGTTGAAGTCAAGATCGTCAATCCCGAAACTGGTGAGACCCTGGGCCCAGGCCAGCAAGGAGAATTGTGTGCCAGAGGCTTTGGTATCATGAAAGGCTACTATAAAATGCCCGAAGCAACCCAGGCTGCTATCGATAATGAAGGGTGGCTACATACCGGGGATTTAGCAACTATGGATGAAAACGGATATTGTAAAATCACTGGCCGCCTCAAAGATATGATTATTCGCGGTGGTGAAAATATCTATCCCAGGGAAATTGAAGAATTCCTCTATACCCATCCTAAAATCCTGGATGTTCAGGTGGTCGGTGTCCCGGACATAAAATATGGTGAAGAAGTAGCTGCTTTTATTCGCTTGAAAGAAGGTGAAGTATTAACAGAGGAAGAGGTACGGGAATTCTGCACTGGCAAAATCGCCCGTCATAAGATACCCCGTTATATCAAGTTTGTTGACCTTTATCCCTGCACTGCCTCCGGAAAAGTGCAAAAATTCAAGTTAAGGGAAATGGCGATCAAGGAATATGGCCTTGAAGCAGCCGCTAATATAGAAACGGCATAAAGGCAGGGCCCTCAGGTTGGCCCTGCCTGAAAAGAGAGGGGGATAGGTATGGCGGAAAAGCTGTGGGAACCTGGCCCGGAAAGAATACAAAAAACTAACATGTATAATTTCATTAACTATGTTAATGAAAGGTACAATCAAAAGCTTGAAGATTATGACGGATTGTATCAGTGGTCTATTAACGATATAGAGCAGTTCTGGGTATCAGTTTGGAATTTCAGTAAAATAATCTTTTCCCAGCCCTATCATACTGTACTGAAAAACAGCTCGGACATGTTTAACAGCAAGTGGTTCGAAGGAGCGAGTTTAAATTTTGCCGAAAATCTGCTACGACATTATAACCTGAACAAACCGGCAATTATCAGTATAAATGAACAAGCGGAGATTAAATCTCTATCTTATCCTGAGTTATATGCAGCAGTGGCCCGTACTGCTGCATATTTGCAACAGCTCGGAGTAAAACCTGGGGACAGGGTAGCAGGATATATGGCCAACATACCGGAAACGGTTATCGCAATGCTAGCTGCTACCAGCATTGGTGCCATCTGGTCTTCTTGTTCACCTGATTTCGGCGTCAATGGGGTAATAGACCGCTTTGGGCAAATAGAGCCGAAAGTTCTTTTCACTACCAATGGCTATTTCTATAATGGCAAACTTTTTGATTGTACGGAAAAAATTATACAAATTACTGGCGCCATTACCAGCATTGAATCAGTTGTGCTGGTCCAATATGTTCAGGAAATTCCGTTACCTCAGCTCAGTTTGTCAGCTATAGCTTTCTCGGATATTCAAAAACAATTTTCTGCCCAGCCCATTATTTATACCCAGTTACCTTTTGACCATCCAGTTTATATACTATATTCTTCTGGAACCACAGGAAAACCAAAATGTATTGTTCATGGTGCCGGCGGAACTCTGTTACAACACATGAAGGAACTGATTTTGCACACGGATTTAAAACAGGATGACATTATTTTTTACTATACCACCTGTGGCTGGATGATGTGGAACTGGCTAGTTTCCTCACTGGCTACGGGAGCAACCATAGTTTTATTTGACGGTTCTCCCTTTCACCCTCATCCGGGTATTTTATGGGAACTGGCTGAAAAGACTGGTATTACCATTTTTGGTACCAGCGCAAAATATATCTCTTCATTAGAGAAAACCGGAATAGAACCTGGTAAAGAATATGATTTATCCAGAATCAAAACGATTTTATCCACAGGCTCCCCATTAACTAAAGAAAATTTTTATTATGTATACCAAAAGATTAAATCCAACGTTCAGCTCAGCTCTATTTCCGGTGGAACAGATATTATATCCTGCTTTGCTCTAGGCAATCCCCTGGGTCCTGTTTATGCCGGTGAATTACAATGCCGCGGTCTGGGAATGAAAGTAGAAAGTTATGATCCTGAAGGTAAGCCCCTGATTAACCAGAAAGGAGAATTGGTCTGTACCGCTCCTTTTCCGTCAATGCCGCTGGGATTCTGGAATGATCCCGAACGCCAGAAATATTATCAGGCTTATTTCAATGTTTATTCCAATGTCTGGTGCCATGGTGATTTTATCGAAATAACTGACCGGGGCGGAGTGATCATCTACGGTCGTTCTGATGCTACCCTCAATCCCGGTGGGGTCAGGATAGGTACAGCCGAGATCTACAGGCAGGTGGAAACTATCCCTGAAATCCTGGATAGCCTGGTAGTTGGACAGAACTGGCACGACGATGTGAGAGTAATACTATTTGTTAAATTAAAACCTGGTTTTACTTTAAATGAACAGCTGGTAAACCAGATCAAAACAGTTATAAGAAAAAACGCTACTCCCCGCCATGTGCCAGCTAAGATCATTGCTGTACCTGATATTCCATATACCATCAATGGCAAAAAAGTTGAGCTGGCTGTGCGCAATGTCATTCATAATGAACCAGTTACCAATAGAGAAGCACTGGCTAACCCGGAAGCCCTGAATTATTTCAAAGATATACCTGAATTACAACAGGAGTAAAGGAGGGGAGAGAGAGAAGATGTTTAAAAAAGTTTTGATCGCCAATCGAGGGGAAATCGCCTGCCGTATCATTAAAGCCGCCAAAACATTAGACATAAAAACAGTAGTTGTTTATTCAACTGCTGATGAAAACACTTTACCCACCCGGCTGGCCGATGAAGCCATTTGTATTGGCCCACCACCCGTGGCCCAGAGTTACCTGCAAATGGATAAAATCCTCGAAGTCGCTCTGCAAACTGGTTGTGATTGTATTCATCCTGGCTATGGCTTATTATCGGAAAATGCCAAATTCGCTGAAAAGGTGAGGGAAAATAACCTGGTTTTTATTGGCCCCAGTCCTGAGATCATAGCTGCCATGGGAGATAAGGTAGCTGCGCGTAAAACGATGGCTGAGATTGGGATTCCTTTACTCCCGGGCAGTGATGAGATTGAACATCTTGAAGAAGCCAAAAAAATGGCCGAGAACATCGGTTTCCCGGTAATACTAAAAGCAGCCAGTGGCGGTGGCGGAATTGGTATGGCCATTATTAATTCCCAGGCTGAGTTAGAGCAAATGTGGTCATCGGTGCGCCAACGGGCCCAGGCTTATTTCGGCAATCCCGTTATCTATGTAGAGAAATATCTGCCTAATCCCCGGCATATTGAAGTACAGATATTAGGGGATGAACATGGGCATTGCCTGGCTATCGGGGAAAGAGATTGTTCCATTCAGAGGAGACATCAAAAAGTGATTGAAGAAGCACCGGCTCCCAACTTGCCGCAAGAAGTGCGTGAGCAACTTTTCGACCTTGCAGAAAGAGCAGGTACCAGTCTGGGCTATGTAGGGGCAGGAACATTTGAATTTCTTGTAGATGAAAATTATAACCTGTACTTTCTTGAAATGAATACAAGAATACAGGTAGAACATCCTGTCACGGAAGAAGTAACCGGCTGGAATCTGGTGGCCTGGCAATTTCAACTGGCAGCAGGTGCAGCTTTGCCTACAACACGTCCCATTAGTAAGGGATGGGCTATAGAAGCACGACTTTATGCTGAAGATGATAAAACCTGTTTGCCTGCCCCAGGAAAAATAGAAACTGTCATCTGGCCTGAAATACCTGGTATAAGAATTGAGACCTGGATAGAATCCGGTCTCAAAGTAACCCCATATTATGACCCCTTGTTAGCCAAAATTATTGCTCATGGGGAAACCAGAGATGAAGCACGTTTAAAGTTAATACAAACTTTAACCAATCTAGAAATTACAGGTATAAAAACCAATCGCAATTTACTGGTTGCTATTCTAACAAGTCAGTCTTTTCAATCA contains these protein-coding regions:
- a CDS encoding acetoacetate--CoA ligase, with the protein product MAEKLWEPGPERIQKTNMYNFINYVNERYNQKLEDYDGLYQWSINDIEQFWVSVWNFSKIIFSQPYHTVLKNSSDMFNSKWFEGASLNFAENLLRHYNLNKPAIISINEQAEIKSLSYPELYAAVARTAAYLQQLGVKPGDRVAGYMANIPETVIAMLAATSIGAIWSSCSPDFGVNGVIDRFGQIEPKVLFTTNGYFYNGKLFDCTEKIIQITGAITSIESVVLVQYVQEIPLPQLSLSAIAFSDIQKQFSAQPIIYTQLPFDHPVYILYSSGTTGKPKCIVHGAGGTLLQHMKELILHTDLKQDDIIFYYTTCGWMMWNWLVSSLATGATIVLFDGSPFHPHPGILWELAEKTGITIFGTSAKYISSLEKTGIEPGKEYDLSRIKTILSTGSPLTKENFYYVYQKIKSNVQLSSISGGTDIISCFALGNPLGPVYAGELQCRGLGMKVESYDPEGKPLINQKGELVCTAPFPSMPLGFWNDPERQKYYQAYFNVYSNVWCHGDFIEITDRGGVIIYGRSDATLNPGGVRIGTAEIYRQVETIPEILDSLVVGQNWHDDVRVILFVKLKPGFTLNEQLVNQIKTVIRKNATPRHVPAKIIAVPDIPYTINGKKVELAVRNVIHNEPVTNREALANPEALNYFKDIPELQQE
- a CDS encoding acetyl-CoA carboxylase biotin carboxylase subunit, coding for MFKKVLIANRGEIACRIIKAAKTLDIKTVVVYSTADENTLPTRLADEAICIGPPPVAQSYLQMDKILEVALQTGCDCIHPGYGLLSENAKFAEKVRENNLVFIGPSPEIIAAMGDKVAARKTMAEIGIPLLPGSDEIEHLEEAKKMAENIGFPVILKAASGGGGIGMAIINSQAELEQMWSSVRQRAQAYFGNPVIYVEKYLPNPRHIEVQILGDEHGHCLAIGERDCSIQRRHQKVIEEAPAPNLPQEVREQLFDLAERAGTSLGYVGAGTFEFLVDENYNLYFLEMNTRIQVEHPVTEEVTGWNLVAWQFQLAAGAALPTTRPISKGWAIEARLYAEDDKTCLPAPGKIETVIWPEIPGIRIETWIESGLKVTPYYDPLLAKIIAHGETRDEARLKLIQTLTNLEITGIKTNRNLLVAILTSQSFQSGKYNTQFLTEFLKSY
- a CDS encoding AMP-binding protein; translated protein: MSELLNVTIGDLFDQTVEKFPDKDALVYVDRDLRLSYRQLQEKVNEVAKALMGLGIQKGEHIAIWATNYPEWIYTQFATGKMGAVLVTVNTNYRAFELEYLLKQSDVTTLIMIENYRNNNYIEMINTVLPELANSQPGQINSSNLPLLKNIIVISDRKYPGTYSWSEFLQFASRVSDADLAARQASLKPDEVINMQYTSGTTGFPKGVMLTHYSILNNAKFVGECQKFSSEDKLCFPVPLFHCFGCVMSTLTCIVYGATMVPIEYFDPVKVLEAVEKERCTALYGVPTMFIAELEVLNQRSFDLSSLRTGIMAGAPCPIEVMKQVVEKMNMREVTIAYGQTEFSPVITQTRTDDPIELRVTTVGRAIPHVEVKIVNPETGETLGPGQQGELCARGFGIMKGYYKMPEATQAAIDNEGWLHTGDLATMDENGYCKITGRLKDMIIRGGENIYPREIEEFLYTHPKILDVQVVGVPDIKYGEEVAAFIRLKEGEVLTEEEVREFCTGKIARHKIPRYIKFVDLYPCTASGKVQKFKLREMAIKEYGLEAAANIETA